The Alcaligenes aquatilis genome contains the following window.
TATCAAGCTGTGCTCCCACCGCGAAGTCGGGGGCCGACTCCAGGGCGCGCCCAGCTCCGACGATCAGGCCATAGCTGTTGGCATCGTAGCCAAGCATGGAACCTCGCGTGTTCTGATCGCCACTGGAACCGAACACCAAGGCGTAGCCCTGCCAGTCGGTGCCGGGCCGCAACATGCTTTGGCTCAGTCCTTGGCGCGCGGTTTGCATGATCGAACGCTCATGCATCAGAGAGGCGGCCATCGCCGCACTGTAGCCAGCCGGTGAAATCTGATCCAGGGCAGCGGGTATTTGTGAGCCGTCCTTGGCCGAGAAGTCGAGTTCCTGGAACAGGGTTTGCGCGGGTGCCGGTGCGGCGGCGGCCAGCTTGACCAAAGCCTTGCCGGCTTCTCGTTGGTTGTCGTCGCCGCCATATTGGCTATAGGCATTGTCGGCGCGGGTGGCAGACAAGCGGTAGCGTTCATTGCCTAAAGGGGCAGCGTCAAACTGCAAGGTAGGCGATACGGGGGCGATCTGGGTGGCGTTGAAGCTGCCGCTGTAGCTGGCGGCTTCTACAAATGAGCCTGTGTCGACGGACCAGGCGTTTTGATACCAGTCCGCCACGGGCGTCAGTTGCAGCGTTCCGGCCAAATCGGCATGACCACTGACGGCAAGTGCGTCGTGATCGCCTTTACCATCAAATTCGGCTAATAGGCGGCCCGTTGCTGTTTGTTGGAAGTCGCCATTTACCTGAATGCGCCCGACTGAGTTACCAGGCGTCAGGGTGCCGGCGTTAATCAGGGCCTGACCGCTGGCCAGATCGAAGCGGGCATTGCCGCCCAATGTCGCCGCTTCGTGGATGGCGGCACTGTGGACCTGCACGTTACCGTTCAGTTGTGTCGTACCGCCGTCAAATGACAGGGTCAGATTGTCTTTGCCTGTGATGTTCCCGGCGTAGCTCAAGTGAAAGTTGGTATCGGCTTGATCGATGCTGCGGCCCCTATGATCGGCAGCCTGCCCAAACGACAGCGTAGTCAGACGTAGCTGGTTCTGGTCGTCGCGTTGCGCATACTGCGAGATGATATCGCCTTCAATCTGGGTGCCCTGCATCAGGTTGATGCGCCCGACGTAGGCATTGTCAGAAATCAGGATGGCAGCTTCCTGGCCTGCGATCCGCCCGCTAATGTCGGCTTGTTTAACCAGGGGGCCGTTCAGCTCGGGGAGCAGGGCTTGATCGACGCCTTCAATACTGCGTATATAGGAACCACGACGCTCGGTATGGTTGCCCAGGGAGTTGGTGCCAAAGTCAAAACGCAGGCCGACACCTTGAGGGCCAGTAGCCTGGATGTCGCCGCGATGCACCAGCGTATGCCCACGGCCGTAGGCAAATTGAATACCTTGCCCGTTCAAGCCATCTGCGTAGATTCTGACGCCTGGGTCGATAACAAGCGTGTTGTTCTGACCATCGACCCGTATGCCTGCACCACCTGAGCCGGCTGCCAGCAGGTCAGCCGCTTGTCGGACCTGATTGTTGCTGCCGTAGATATGCAGGCCCAGACCCAGTGTGGATTGGTTGTATTGGCCTGGAAGGTACTGCGTGCCTTTGGCATTACGGGCAAAGAAGCCTTGGGTATTGACCAGCTCAAGGCCATCGCCGTAGATTGAGCGCCCAAAGAAGTTGGCCCGGTCAATGGTGTAGCCCAGATCTTGCAGTACTGCCAATTCAGCTTCCATGAAGCCTGAATAGTTGCGGTAGTTCTGGTGGCTCATGACGCTGTTTTGAAGCTCGATATGGCTCATGAAGTTGTTGTCTATGCCGCCACCTTCACCCAGCATCTTTACGGGCACACCACGCAGGCCACCAGCCAGCACTTGTTCGATGTGCGTTCCGGTCAGATAGCCCTTGTCCTGACGCACATCAAAAGCGTCGGGGTCGTAGGAGTTGTCGCAGCCATCGCACAGAATCTTCTGGCCAGCGCGTGCCGGTTTGCCATTGTCGTCTCTTAGCAGTTGGGTCCAGCTACTGAGTTGGCTTTCAAAGTAGGGTTGGGTCTCATCCAAACTGCCTCTGTCCTCCACGCTGCTTAAAATGCCCAGCCCATGGGCAATTTCGTGAACGGCTGTCAGCAGTACGCTGTCTTTTCCGCTAAGGGGAGTTTGTGTAAACGCCTGGTTTGCTGCGTAATCGTCTTGGCCCAGGCCAAAAAAGCCATGTCCACCAAAGGGCAGTGTGCCGGTTGCAGGCGACAGGCCGAACATGTTTTGCTGCATCTGCGTCAGTGCGCTTTGACCGCCATTGGCGGTGGGCGAGCCTCCGTAGGCATTGCCCGGGTCATTAATCGTGCCGATATTGACGATGGTCGCAGGGTTGTCGCCTTGGGGCTGCAATATTTCAGCCCAATAGCCCATGCCTTCAAGGAGCTGTTCTTTATAGGCTTGATGGCCCTCCCAGCTCCAGAATGACGTTTCGTCATTGTCGAATGAACCGTCGTTCATATCGAAAAACCGTGCGATAAACACGGTGCGCCCCGCTGCATTTGTAACGGTTCTGTCTTCCAGGGCATGAGCTGCCAGGGGCGCAATAGCAAGCGCCAGGGCGGTATACAGTTTTGTTAGTTTCATTGTTGAGCAGGTGTTGAATGCGCGAGATATTGTTTGCACTGAATGGCCCCTGAGGTAGAGGAAACAGTTTGATTAGCGTGGGGCGTTCATTGTTGCTGCATCGGGGCTGGCGGATGAAAGGGATTCCTTCGGCCTGCGTCGGGAAAATATAACAGATGGTGTCAAATAGATATTGTTGGTTTTAAACCTTTGGCCCTCCTTTTTAAACGCGGGGTATCTGCTTTTTTCGAATTTCGAATTTTTGGCTTAGGGGTGAGGTAAGGGAGCGTTTTTTGGGACGGCGTGCTTTTGGGCGTGCCGTTTGCGCTTTGCATGGTGGCGGTGGATGGTTTTCTTGTGCGGCCCGGGTTCGGCTTGTCTTGGCGGGTCCCTTGCCCACGCTGTCCGCGGCAAGAGCCCTGACTCGCCCGCCAAGCTGTACCCGGTTCCACAAGAAAACAAGCAACACGGTTTAAAGCCCAAACGGCACTGCAGAGGGGAGTCAAAGGTGGAGCCTAAGATCGGATGGTTGGAGAAAGTAAGGGAGGGGGAGGGTAAAAAGCCATTGTGAGCCGTTCAGTCGGCCTGCTGGGGTGTAGGGGCGGATCAGAGTACTTGCCGCGGTCAGGAGATAGCGTAGGGGTGTAAGCATCCTGCTGTTTGAGCGGGGCGCTTGTGGTTCGTCCGGGGGACGAACCACCCCGCGAGTTCAGGATGCGCCCGTAGCTATCTCCTGATAAGGGCACCGGTGCGTAGCACCGGCAAGTGCTCAGCCCCGACACCCCAGCAGGCCGACTGAATGGCGTCTTTACAGAGACTTCTTTGATCCACTCATCATGGCTCTTTAACCATGCTTGTCCCCTCAGGCTTCTTTCTATTAGTCTAGTGAACGACGCAATACGCATTGTCGACGAGACATTACCTAGTTCAAAAGGAGCCAGGATGGCAGGGCAGCAGCATGTATCCGGGGTGACGGGCATTATTCTGGCGGCGGGCCTGGGGCAGCGCTTCGACCCTTCGGGTCAGCAGTTGAAGTTATTGGCCAAGATGGACGATGGCAGAACGATGGTGCGCCGTGTCTGTGAGACGGCCTTGTCTGTGCTCGATGAGGTGCTGATTGTTTGTGATGTGTATGAGCAGATTTTGCGTCAGGAGCTGGACGACTTGCCGATCAGTTTCGTTCAGGCGCCTGCTGCCATCCGCGGTATGGGAGTCAGCCTGAAAGCCGGGATACAGGCTTGCAGTCCCCAATATGGTTATGTCGTTTTACTGGCCGATATGCCTTGGTTGCGGCCAAGCTCTGTGGCGGCAGTCGCTCAGGCGGTGCAGGATGGGGCCGGGATCGTGCGTCCCGTTTTCAATGGGCAGACGGGCAATCCCGTCGGCTTTGGTCTGGCGTGGCGTCAACCGCTTCTGGCGCTTTCAGACGAGCAAGGCGCGCGGGCCTTGTTACAGGCCAATAAGGATCAGACCTTGTGGGTGCCTTTAGTGGATGAGGGCATCTTGCGCGATGTGGACACCCCCGGTGATTTGGCGATGTCCCGGACGTCGAATTAACCGTGACCGCGCTGTTTGGCGATCTGTTGGCGTTCCAGGCGGCTGATGTAGTGCTGAATGGCCATCTGCGTGGAGGCTGATAGATCAATAAACGTACAGCCCAAACGGTGAATTTGTTTACCGTTCGCTAGTTGTTGTGTCTCGGTACGCGCCACTTGTAGAGCCACGACAAAAGAACCGGCCTGCGGCAGCTCCAGCAGGGACTCGGTTTTATGCGCACCAATCACCTCTGCCAGGCTTTGCGATTCGTCCACCAAGGACAAGCCGCCGCCACTGATATCGTGCAGCAGAAAACTCTTGGCTTCGTTATTCAAGCGCAAGATCACCATAGCCGGCTCGCTGACAGGCACGGTGACGCGGAAGAATTCGCGTCGTTGTAAGCGGCGGATGGATTCGGGAATTGGGATCGCCAGGGCCGGCTGCCCTTCGTAGGACACGACCTCTGGTGTAGGCCCTTGAAATGTCACCTTGATCTTGTCTATCGAGGTCTCGAAACTGGTGTGTTCGGACTGCAACAGATTGCGGGTTTTTTCTTCTTTGTTGGCGGTATCGATCACCACCACATTGTTGTCCAGATCAATATCTAAAATGGTGGTCACAATCCGGTCATTGCCCCGATTGGCCTCCATGTGCAAGAGAAGGCCCCCTTTTTCGATGGCCCGTAAAACACGCAGAATTTCAAACTTGGACTGGATCTGATACGGATCGTCTTCGATAGGAGGCAACTGAGAGGTCATGAGGGGCGCAGGAAAAAAAGTCGGTCAATAACTGTAAGGGATTGTACGCGCCAGATTAACACTCTGGGCTTGTTTGGAGTATGGCAGCAATTGATTAGCGTCCTAAGTATTTAAACTGGGTTTACATGCTGCAAAGCACAGCGTGCTGCTGCTAAATCCCAGGCTGCAGAGCCTACGGATTTGAAGAATAAAGGTTTATCTCTGGGTGCTGGCGTGCGCAGCACTTGATGAATGCTGTGGACTTGGTCCCAGGCTACGTTGGCCTGAATCAGGTCGCCAGCTTCTTGGTGCGCTGCGCAGACATCATCCGCGTAGAGGTGGCTGGCTAGCAGGGTATGGGGCTCGAATTCAGCCATATCAGCCTGGAATGCTCCTACGCCAATCAACAGGCGGTCCAGGCGGGCAGGCTCGTGATAGACCGGTGTCAAGCTGGATGTCAGGGTAATCAGGACATCCGTTTTTTCAGGAATGGCCGCAGCAGCCTGAACCCGATCTCCAAACTGATTTTGCAAGGATGTGGCCACCGCTTGGGCACGGCCAATATTGCGGCCTGTCAGGGTGACGCGGGCCTGAGGGTACAGCGTCATGATGGCATCGCAGTGTGCCTGGGCTTGCTGCCCGTATCCCAGTAAGGTGATGTGTTCGGGGCCATGAGGCCACAGTGCCTGAATCCCCAACATGGATACGGCGGCAGTACGACGTTTGGACAAGGTGGGGGCATCCAGGACCAGCAAGGGTAAGCCATGTTGAGCGTCGTAGACGCTGACCAGGCCCTGGATGCTGCCAAGACCTTGTTGCTGATTGTCCAGCATCACATTAACCAGTTTGTGCACACCGATATCGTGAGAGACCGCAGGCATGGACAGCATTTTTCCTGCCGTTGGGTAGCTCAGAACTTGCCGGGTGGGGGCGACGATAGTGCCAGCGGCATATTGGGCCATGGCTTTGCCTAACTGGGCGACCAGCTCCGGATAAGGCAGAGCGCGGGCAGTCTCTTCAGGGGACAGGACGGTATAGCAAGCGTGTGTCATTCCAGAATCTCCAGGGAGTCGATCTGTGTGGCGTGCCGAACTATCAATCCAGTGTAGCGTAGGCCCAGCCCAGAGCAATAGGGCTTTGGCGTCCGTGACCTATTGACCCACCTTGACAATTAAGCTGCCCCGTCTGACGGTTTGTCACGGCATAATGAGAACCGATATCAGCACCCGTTGACGCACGGTGCCATGCATTGGGGAGAAAAATAATGAGTTTGCTTAATTCTGTTGTGTCGGCCTTGTCGGCTACGGATTCCAAATCCAAAGAGCAGGGCGCCTTGTTGCCTGCGCTGATTCAGGTGATCAGCACGTATCCAGGTGGTTTGAGCGGCCTGATTGAACGCTTTCGCGCGGGTGGTTTTGGTGAAGTGGTCTCGTCCTGGATTTCGCAGGGCAGCAATCAGGAAATTGGCCAGCAGGACTTGCTGAGCGTGATGGGTCAACCAGCGATCAAGCAATTAGAAGATTTGTCGGGTCTGAACCAGCAAAGCGTGCTGGAGAACCTGAAGATCATGTTGCCGTCCTTGATCAATCAAGCCAGCCCGAATGGTCAGTTTGATCCGTCCCACATTACCGATGCCAGCAGCTTGCTGGGCGGTTTGGCACAGCTATTTCGCAAGTCCTGATGAGCTTGCGCCAGTAACACGGCCAGCCTGATGGCTGTGTCGAGAAAATATCAAAAAGCCTGGAGTCGGTGCTATGCCGATTCCAGGCTTTTTTAGCTTGATGCGGACAAACCTGCACAGCTATTGCGGCCTGTACAGGATTTCTGGTTTTAGCCGCGTGCCGCTGCTTCCAGGGCTTGTTCCAGGTCAGCCAGAATGTCGTCGATATGTTCCAGGCCCACGGATAGGCGAACCATGTCCTCGCTCACGCCTACCGCCGCCAGTTCTTCGGCGTTCAGTTGACGGTGTGTGGTGCTGGCAGGGTGGCAAGCCAGGGATTTGGCATCGCCAATATTGACCAGGCGCAGCACCAGATTCAGTGCGTCGATAAAGCGGGTACCCGCTTCAATACCGCCTTTGATACCAAAGGACAGAATCGCTGCAGGTTTGCCGCCCATGTAGCGCTTGGCCAGTTCGTGGTCAGGATGGTCAGCCAGACCTGCGTACTTGACCCAAGATACCTGTGGGTGGGCGTTCAGATACTCGGCCACTTTCAAGGCGTTTTCGGTGTGGCGTTCCATGCGCAAAGGCAAGGTTTCGATGCCTTGCAGGATCTGGAAGGCGCTCAAGGGAGCCAAGGCAGCGCCGGTATTGCGCAGCGGAGCCACGCGGCAGCGGCCAATGAAGGCGGCCGGGCCGAAGGCTTCGGTGTAAACCACGCCGTGGTAGGACGGATCAGGTGTGTTCAGGATGGCAAAGCGCTCTTTGTGCTCGGCCCAAGGGAATTTGCCGGAGTCCACTACCATGCCAGCGATGGTCGTGCCATGACCGCCCATGTATTTGGTCAGCGAGTGCACCACGATGTCGGCACCGTGTTCGATAGGACGGCACAGGGCAGGGGAGGCAACGGTATTGTCGACAATCAGGGGGACGCCATGACGGTGGGCGGCATCGGCCAGCGCACGGATATCAATGATGTTGCCAGCCGGGTTGCCGATGGTTTCGCAAAATACAGCGCGGGTGCGGTCGTCAATCAGGGCTTCCAGCGCGTCGATGTCGTTGGGCTGGGCAAATTTGA
Protein-coding sequences here:
- a CDS encoding delta(1)-pyrroline-2-carboxylate reductase family protein encodes the protein MTHACYTVLSPEETARALPYPELVAQLGKAMAQYAAGTIVAPTRQVLSYPTAGKMLSMPAVSHDIGVHKLVNVMLDNQQQGLGSIQGLVSVYDAQHGLPLLVLDAPTLSKRRTAAVSMLGIQALWPHGPEHITLLGYGQQAQAHCDAIMTLYPQARVTLTGRNIGRAQAVATSLQNQFGDRVQAAAAIPEKTDVLITLTSSLTPVYHEPARLDRLLIGVGAFQADMAEFEPHTLLASHLYADDVCAAHQEAGDLIQANVAWDQVHSIHQVLRTPAPRDKPLFFKSVGSAAWDLAAARCALQHVNPV
- a CDS encoding autotransporter outer membrane beta-barrel domain-containing protein; protein product: MKLTKLYTALALAIAPLAAHALEDRTVTNAAGRTVFIARFFDMNDGSFDNDETSFWSWEGHQAYKEQLLEGMGYWAEILQPQGDNPATIVNIGTINDPGNAYGGSPTANGGQSALTQMQQNMFGLSPATGTLPFGGHGFFGLGQDDYAANQAFTQTPLSGKDSVLLTAVHEIAHGLGILSSVEDRGSLDETQPYFESQLSSWTQLLRDDNGKPARAGQKILCDGCDNSYDPDAFDVRQDKGYLTGTHIEQVLAGGLRGVPVKMLGEGGGIDNNFMSHIELQNSVMSHQNYRNYSGFMEAELAVLQDLGYTIDRANFFGRSIYGDGLELVNTQGFFARNAKGTQYLPGQYNQSTLGLGLHIYGSNNQVRQAADLLAAGSGGAGIRVDGQNNTLVIDPGVRIYADGLNGQGIQFAYGRGHTLVHRGDIQATGPQGVGLRFDFGTNSLGNHTERRGSYIRSIEGVDQALLPELNGPLVKQADISGRIAGQEAAILISDNAYVGRINLMQGTQIEGDIISQYAQRDDQNQLRLTTLSFGQAADHRGRSIDQADTNFHLSYAGNITGKDNLTLSFDGGTTQLNGNVQVHSAAIHEAATLGGNARFDLASGQALINAGTLTPGNSVGRIQVNGDFQQTATGRLLAEFDGKGDHDALAVSGHADLAGTLQLTPVADWYQNAWSVDTGSFVEAASYSGSFNATQIAPVSPTLQFDAAPLGNERYRLSATRADNAYSQYGGDDNQREAGKALVKLAAAAPAPAQTLFQELDFSAKDGSQIPAALDQISPAGYSAAMAASLMHERSIMQTARQGLSQSMLRPGTDWQGYALVFGSSGDQNTRGSMLGYDANSYGLIVGAGRALESAPDFAVGAQLDISDLSVKPDAPYSGKSKATAFGLAAHLQYRPGAREGLFGFSGLRLGLEQADMRRQIAIGDYQATHSSDWTGRNLSIDAGTGYLWELNPSLSLGPFANMNYALVSRPSVDESGNAATRLHLDSKRVDALRSSLGLTAQWNRDLTDGSKLAVNVDVGWNHEWLDRDLTQAARFAIASTETAFNTRNSVLPRDTMSLRAGLTWQRSERLSIGTGISSQFGGGYSSLQGQMNLRWAF
- a CDS encoding bifunctional O-acetylhomoserine aminocarboxypropyltransferase/cysteine synthase; this encodes MKLETLAIHAGYQPDPTTKAVAVPIYQTTSYAFDNTQHGADLFDLKVPGNIYTRIMNPTNAVLEERVAALEGGIAGLAVASGMAAITYAIQTIAEAGDNIVSVSKLYGGTYNLFAHSFPRQGITVKFAQPNDIDALEALIDDRTRAVFCETIGNPAGNIIDIRALADAAHRHGVPLIVDNTVASPALCRPIEHGADIVVHSLTKYMGGHGTTIAGMVVDSGKFPWAEHKERFAILNTPDPSYHGVVYTEAFGPAAFIGRCRVAPLRNTGAALAPLSAFQILQGIETLPLRMERHTENALKVAEYLNAHPQVSWVKYAGLADHPDHELAKRYMGGKPAAILSFGIKGGIEAGTRFIDALNLVLRLVNIGDAKSLACHPASTTHRQLNAEELAAVGVSEDMVRLSVGLEHIDDILADLEQALEAAARG
- a CDS encoding nucleotidyltransferase family protein, which produces MAGQQHVSGVTGIILAAGLGQRFDPSGQQLKLLAKMDDGRTMVRRVCETALSVLDEVLIVCDVYEQILRQELDDLPISFVQAPAAIRGMGVSLKAGIQACSPQYGYVVLLADMPWLRPSSVAAVAQAVQDGAGIVRPVFNGQTGNPVGFGLAWRQPLLALSDEQGARALLQANKDQTLWVPLVDEGILRDVDTPGDLAMSRTSN
- a CDS encoding flagellar brake protein; the protein is MTSQLPPIEDDPYQIQSKFEILRVLRAIEKGGLLLHMEANRGNDRIVTTILDIDLDNNVVVIDTANKEEKTRNLLQSEHTSFETSIDKIKVTFQGPTPEVVSYEGQPALAIPIPESIRRLQRREFFRVTVPVSEPAMVILRLNNEAKSFLLHDISGGGLSLVDESQSLAEVIGAHKTESLLELPQAGSFVVALQVARTETQQLANGKQIHRLGCTFIDLSASTQMAIQHYISRLERQQIAKQRGHG
- a CDS encoding YidB family protein gives rise to the protein MSLLNSVVSALSATDSKSKEQGALLPALIQVISTYPGGLSGLIERFRAGGFGEVVSSWISQGSNQEIGQQDLLSVMGQPAIKQLEDLSGLNQQSVLENLKIMLPSLINQASPNGQFDPSHITDASSLLGGLAQLFRKS